A stretch of the Lolium perenne isolate Kyuss_39 chromosome 3, Kyuss_2.0, whole genome shotgun sequence genome encodes the following:
- the LOC127340485 gene encoding F-box/kelch-repeat protein At2g43445-like: MENERAAAKRKRTRTSKKPHVPHEVVTEILLRLPTRSLLRFTSVCKAWRATILDDPAFDRDLRLHRGDHPCLLIAPQTRLPNHNMKTTWQSHVVATTGLYRWQETEGAAALMQSMDSLPAEAVTRFAHCDGVVLVASDSTVRVLNPATRRVLTLPAWSTSPSSSQPSFGLGRDPWTNAYKVARLWHRTEPNSKSFTGIVYAYHHVEVFTIGADQHWRRLVHPPHSIMIGQTATFFKGSLLWIIQPFEPKAVSGFLHLKLWDETFNIVSWPPCGPWFHNEACLSELRGELCVTCPDQNLEMLDMWMCKDVDGADLPRWDKRYTIRWEWARASLRPLAILGDGVLMCQTSRNMLCRCNLHTDDKHVEVKDTVRLNDLEYLNPEDGTILDYPCKIKFSFDVVSYVPSLARI, encoded by the coding sequence ATGGAGAACGAGCGGGCGGCAGCCAagaggaagaggacgaggacgTCGAAGAAGCCGCATGTGCCGCACGAGGTCGTCACGGAGATCCTGCTTCGGCTGCCGACCAGGTCGCTTCTACGGTTCACCTCCGTCTGCAAAGCATGGCGTGCAACCATCTTGGACGATCCGGCCTTCGACCgcgacctccgcctccaccgcggcGACCATCCATGCCTTCTCATCGCCCCGCAGACCAGACTCCCCAACCACAACATGAAAACAACGTGGCAAAGTCACGTCGTCGCCACCACTGGCCTCTACCGATGGCAGGAGACCGAGGGGGCCGCAGCCCTCATGCAGTCCATGGACTCTCTCCCCGCCGAGGCGGTGACCCGATTCGCGCACTGCGACGGAGTGGTGCTGGTGGCCTCCGATTCCACGGTGCGGGTGCTCAACCCGGCCACGCGCCGCGTCCTCACACTGCCTGCGTGGAGCACAAGCCCCTCGTCTAGCCAACCGTCTTTTGGCCTGGGTCGCGACCCTTGGACCAACGCGTACAAGGTCGCGCGTCTATGGCACCGAACGGAGCCCAACTCTAAATCTTTCACCGGCATCGTCTACGCATACCACCATGTGGAGGTCTTCACcatcggagccgaccagcattggCGCCGGTTGGTGCATCCACCACACAGCATAATGATCGGGCAGACGGCCACCTTCTTCAAGGGCTCTCTCTTATGGATCATCCAGCCATTCGAGCCCAAGGCCGTATCTGGTTTCCTACATTTAAAGCTGTGGGACGAAACCTTCAATATCGTCTCCTGGCCACCTTGTGGCCCGTGGTTTCACAATGAGGCCTGCCTGTCTGAACTGCGTGGGGAGTTGTGCGTGACTTGTCCAGACCAGAACCTGGAGATGCTTGATATGTGGATGTGTAAAGATGTCGATGGTGCTGACCTGCCGCGCTGGGACAAACGTTATACCATCCGCTGGGAATGGGCTCGAGCATCCCTCCGCCCGCTGGCAATACTTGGTGATGGTGTACTCATGTGTCAAACCTCGAGGAACATGTTGTGCCGCTGTAATTTACATACCGATGACAAGCATGTCGAGGTCAAGGATACAGTTCGTTTGAATGACCTCGAATACCTCAACCCGGAGGACGGCACAATTTTGGATTATCCATGTAAAATCAAGTTCTCCTTTGATGTAGTTTCCTATGTTCCAAGCTTGGCCCGAATCTAA